The Megalops cyprinoides isolate fMegCyp1 chromosome 11, fMegCyp1.pri, whole genome shotgun sequence genomic sequence tgtgtgtgaagcTCTCCGGTGTTAAATGACGCGCTCTCCTGTCCACAGCTGGTGATCCGTGTGCACATGTCGGACGAGAGCTCCAAGACCATGATGGTGGACGAGCGGCAGACGGTCAGGCAGGTGCTGGACAGCCTCCTGGACAAGTCCCACTGCGGCTACAGCCCCGACTGGTCGCTGGTGGAGACCATCAGCGAACTGCAGATGGGTGAGCGGCACGCGCAGCCCTGCctctatcccacaatgcaccgcgGCGTGGTCACCCTCGCATTCTCCTGCACTGTAAAAGACCAATCTGCTGCAGCACTGGGAGAggactgcagctgctgtgtatgcattttgtccggtttttgggggggaggggtggatgtgtcctctctctctgtccgccATTATGCCGGTGAATCAGCAGGCCCAGCTGCGTTTGAGCTCCTCCACGGCCTCGCTCTGCCCCTGGCACCGCCTGCAGAGGTACAATAGTGTCAAAACAGACACTGTTTCTCACACAGGATATTTAACAGGGCACACACAACCGCGCAGTCTCTCTCACGCACAAAAGGAGAGGGGAAGTTATATAAGTGAACTAATGAATGCATCCCAGGAGCGACACAGCCCCTTCAGTAAGACGGGGCTGAAACAGGGAGAGCTGTGTGCGTTCCGACTCCCCCAGTGTCACCACTGCAAGCGCGGATGCCGCCTTCAAGCgcctcatttttcatttatgatgCGTCTCCTGCCACGCTGGATGGCTccattttactgtatgtgtccAGACCTACAGattagcattaaaaatgtatgaacccccccccccccggggggtGTTTCGCCACACACCAGCAGGATTACTGGCGGGGATCCTGTGTGTGCCGTGCTTTGAGGAGGGTGGCTGGCAGTAATGTGCTTTGTTTATGCCCCCTTTTACAGAGATGCAGAGGTGGGTTTGAGAGAGGCTGTTTGGGGATACTGGGTCCCCAGTCTGTCTCCCttgctgccctctctctctctctctctctctctctctctctctctctctgcccgctctttgttctgtttcttcCTTCCTGCCTCCCCCCCAGTCCTTCCATCTTTCTTTGTTTGGGTGCAGCAGAAGTGTTGGGTACAGCAGAAGTGTTGGATGCAATAGTGTCTGCTCCTGTAATGTTGAGTGCGGTAATGTTGGAAGCAGTAGTGCCAAGTGTGGTACAGTTAGGTGAGGTAGTGTTGAGCGTGGCAGTGTTGGGTGTTACAGTGTTAGGTGGAGTAGTGTTGGGTGCAGCTGCAGAATGAGCCTGTTCCCCTCTTGGAGTGAGAGTATGGCCAGATCATAGGTCGCTCCCGGGGTAATGAGGATGATGTGATGAAATGGAGAATAATAGTATTAGAATAAGAAGCgtaaaggattttttaaaaatccacaaagGTATAAAATCCATTACATAATGGTTTGATTTCATAATCCTGCAGATTTGGGGTATCAGGCTGCTGCATTTGAAATTCAGTTGTTCTAAGTGCGCGTGgcatcagtcagagcagcagataTTGTATCATACTGTATCGGGAGTTGTGTTTGAATTAGGGAGGGGTGGCCTGCATTCGGCAGTAAAAGAACTGGTGACTGGAACAGTCTTAACAGCTCTGAGCTCTCAGTTTAAAACTTCCCCATAAAAAATTCCCTCTTATGTGCCTGAGAAAAATACAGAGCCTTTGTCATTACTCCTCTTGATTCAGCCACATTGGACGTGTACCGCTACTTTTATAGGTGAGAGGTttatggagagggagggatggatgAAGACAGTattacagagagaaacaaatgcCAAAGATAGATACTAGTTATGCTTCACTGTGTCTACATGCAGTTTCTGAGCCCCTGTGATGCTCCTCTCAATGGCCAGTCCTTTCATAAGGCTGCTGTGTCTGGCCCAAACATTCCACAGGCTGTCTCCCTTcgtctgttttcattaaacgTACTGTGTGATGGCAGGGTTTTTATGCATGAAgtaatgcttgttttttttccatgagcttttaaaaagtaaaaacgTTAATCCTGTTATGAAACAAAACCGCCGTCAAATCAGTCTATGCGTGTGTCTTTTAATGACCCTGTGACTGACGGGGACTTTGTCCAGAACCCAAAAGGTGGAACGCCTTAAAGAGGTCTTAACCTTAATTCGGTGGTCATTAATTAGAGTACAGAGGTGCTGCCAGCCCTGGCAGGTGCTGGTACTGTTCTAACCTAATCAATCGTGGTATTGGTAACACACAAAGTTGTGTTTCCTACAGTCAGCAAACTCTTTCTCCCTGGGAATTGCTTCACCTCATTGGAGGCATCTACTGAACAGTGTAAAAGTACCTCTACCTTTCAATTAAATTGAGACTGTAAATGCCTCCATTCACTACTCTTTGTAGTGGTTGATTATGAGAGGCCATTTCTAGTTTCATGTCTGTTATGATCTGATGTGATTTGGTTGGTGTGTTCCTGGtctctgatctgatctgatgtAGTCTGGTTGGTCTTTTCCGGGTGTGTGGTTTTGATGTGGTATGGGTCTGGTCTTCTGTGATCTGATGGGTGTTCTCCTCGGTCTCAGGTCTGATGTGGTTCGATGTGAAAGTGATGAGCGTGGTCCTCGTCGCTGGTTTGATGTGGTCTGATGTAGTCTGACATAGACTGATGGGTGTGCGTTCCTGGTCTATTCGCAGAGCGAATCTTTGAGGATCATGAGAACCTGGTGGAGAACCTGCTGAACTGGACCCGGGACAGCCAGAACAAACTGATGTTCATTGAACGCATTGAGAAGTACGCCCTGTTCAAGAACCCTCAGGTGTGACACACAATTCTGCATTCATACActccgacacacacacacatgtgtagtTCTGACAGAAGTGGGTCAGTGTTGTGTATGATGCATAATTGATTAGACTGTGGGGTGAATTCTGTCTGCAGCTCAATCTGTTGTTTCACATCCACAGCAGTGTTTTATTCAATCTTAAGGAATGTCACACCATCAAAGTAGGATGTTTGctattctgtgtttttgaggCAAAGTCAAGTCAGGCTATTCTATACTTTAAAGTCACAAGTCAAAGAGGGTGTCTGTTGTTCCAGTTTTGGAAAAGTTGCAATATTGAGGCTAGATGTCTGCTATTACAGGCTTAGCAATGTAGCAGTAATTGCATGGTCTTTCTTGCAATCCTACAGAAACTAGTCAATAATAATTTGTTTACATTAAATGGGACACTGAGCTGTTGAACTGTAATGTGTGTCATTGCAAACTGTAACATTGTTAATTGATCCACATTCTTGTTGATGCTGTCAGACTCACAGGTGCCCTCCTCCATTCATGATACATGATTTAGGAAAGTTTCTCatttcagaggagagaagtTGCTAGCGTCACAGATGTGGATAACCAGTCTATTGAGAGGGGAAGTAAAAGGAGTTGCTCCTTGTTTTAGCCTCCTCCATGGAGATATTAGCTTCATGTGACTGGGAGAAGGAGCGGTGCTGTGCTGTCTTATCCTtatctccccctccctccaccccatGTTCATCCCTTGTATCACTCTGACAATGGCAGAACTACTTGTTGGGGCGGAAGGAGACGTGTGAGATGGCTGACAGGAACAAAGAAGCCCTCCTGGAGGTATGTGGTCCTGACTAGTGTGGAGTGAGATGCAGACATGTGAACAACAGTGATGATGAGGAccaagatgatgatgatgatggtgatgttcCCGcaggagtgtttctgtggcagcTCGGTGAGCGTGCCGGAGATGGAGGGTGTCCTCTGGCTGAAGGAGGATGGCAAAAAGTCATGGAAGAAGCGCTACTTCCTCCTGCGTGCCTCTGGGATCTACTTTGTGCCAAAGGGCAAGGCCAAGGtcagcaacacacaaacactcacacacacactcatacacacacacatacagacatgaagtgattttttttggatTCAGCTCAGTTGTCACATTATCTGAATAAAATAGATCAGTGCTTTTCCACTAGGTGGAGCTCTCAACAGCAGCCAGAGGGACAGGGCAATAGATGGCAGGTGTACTCTTGTGTGAGCTTGTCCTGAGTGTGAGCGCCCTCTAGAGGTGGGATGGAGTATATGGGCAGTGGGAGGAGATAGGGTCCCTTGGAGTTTCTGTGCTATcctctgttattattttataaacagGAAATTCCACAGCCtcccacagacagcacactgtccctctgtccaTTACCCGTATCACAAGGTCAGGAAAAACGCATGTGTGTGGAGAAGAGGGCATTTCAGCAGGTCACATGGgctacagcacaaacacattctcaaaCCAGTATCTGATACTTTCCTATACCACTACACTGGCACATGTAATATCTGTTACACTAATAATgtatgttacacacacacacacatactgtacgcACTCAAAAGCCTGGAACCACATAGGTGCCAGTgacatccacagacacacacacactgacacatgcacacacacacatactgtactcaCTCAAAAGCCTGGAACCACATATGTGCCAGTGAcatcaacagacacacacactgacacatgcacacacacacatactgtacacactcaAAAGCCTGGAACCACATATGTGCCAGTGAcatcaacagacacacacactgacacatgcacacacacacatactgtacacactcaAAAGCCTGGAACCACATATGTGCCAGTGAcatcaacagacacacacacactgacacatgcacacacacgcataatgTACACACTCAAAAGCCTGGAACCACATACATACCAGTGACAtcaacatacagacacacacacacacacacactgacacatgcacacatacgcatactGTACGCACTCAAAAGCCTGGAACCACACACATACCAGTGACATcaacagacacacgcacacacacacacacatacacatacagatgaGCAGTGCAGTGTCTCTgatctgtccctctccttcctcccacGCACGCAGGCCTCCAGGGACCTGGCATGCTTCCTACAGCTGGACCATGTGAACGTATACTATGGCCAAGACTACCGCAGCAAGTACAAGGCCCCCACTGACTACTGTCTGGCTCTCAAGGTGAGCACGGCGAGACTCTGCAGAGAGCCCCTCgtctgtctgtgcgtctgtgtgtctgactctgtgtgtgcgcatgtctgtctgcttgtgtgcgtgtgagagtaagagtgtgtgtccgtgtgtgccCATGTGCGCCCATGTGcagtttttgtctttgtttgtgtgagGAAGTGTGTGACCACTCAATGCATAAGTGCTGTGAACAGTGCGATAGAAGGGGGGGGCAGCAATAGGTCTTAAAGTTTcaaatgtgcatatgcatgtagGATTTAGACAAAGTCAGCAGACCAACTTGactcatattcatatttagaTGTCAGCCTCAGAGAACGCTTAACAGATAACCTTACAGAAGATGGAAAGGTTGGGAAATATATCACAGAAATCACATTCTACCACTGTAACCAGGGGAAGGTGCCTCATATTTCCACGGAGGAAAGTATAAATGCAGCAGCTTGTAGAATTTGGCTTATATTTCTGCAGCTGTTATTGATGTCTGCAATGTGCAGAACTTGTCTGAGATTCTGAATGAGTTTTTCAGTTTCCAAAacagcagaaggaaaaaaattgtttaGCACTTAGAAGCAAAGAGCAGATAAAACTGTACCTCTCTGTGATGTGGAGTACCAAGGGCACGAAAACCTTGCACATTGCAGGCTTCTTTaaagctgcagtctgtgtgatATTGTGATTCAAATGCAATGCCAGTTTTCAGTAAAACGTTTTCAGCCTGAGGGATTTATCCAGGCCCCTCCACCCACTGCACTTACAGAATTAACAGTCctgttgttttgtaatgtttctctCAATCCTTCAGCACAGCATTAGCAAATGCAACTACAGCATTTGCTGCACTGAAATCACTCATATCATTGAAACGCATCAAGaaatcactgaaacacacactcataccaCTAAAACACATGTAGAAATCACTGAGATGTGCAGGGTCACACTCCTCAGAACAGTGTTACTGCAGCACTCACCCCCCTCCATTCACTTTTGTGCCTACTAGCTAACTCACAAATCAAACACATCTCATAAAAACCTCTGCAAAGCTTTCTCATTTATATCTCAGTGCGTAACAAAGCTACCTGAAAcagtgaatgtccagctgtatgagcGCGCTTAGCCAAGGGGTCACTCTGAGGTCAGAGGCCATTTGGCTACAGTTTGGGTCAAAACAGAGAGGTAGGTTCCTGATCCTGGGTTTTTTTATTCGCCTAAGGGTGCTGGTGCTTCTTCCAAAACTCCAGAATCCTGGAGtataaaaacagacagcaaaaacgGTGCCTCGTCagcaaatatttctttaaaaactacacaagagactgtaaaaataaagttgtgttGGATCAGAAGCAGCGTGGAAATAAAGGGTTTtttggagagagaggaggggagagtgaaatattggcgagagaaagagagggagagaggaacatTAGAGACAGAGGGCAGGAGAAATAGCAAAACAGAGTCATCTCCTCTGACATTGCGAGAATATACAAAAATGAGGAAGATATAtttaagtaatttttttcaaattaggAATAACTTCATTTTCACGGTAAACTGTGGAGAAACAGCCCCACTAGCAGCACAGTACACCTCAGCCTGCTGtagcctgagggacagtgacTAACCACCCAGCACTGATGTTGTACAATCCAATAATGATTTCATAAAAGCATTACAATAGCAGTGTATTCAGGCTTAATTAGGGCCTGTGTAAGCACCCCACAATATAAACACTATTGTGGAGCAGGATACGTGAGTCTTTAAAGacaacctcacacacacgcgcgcgcacacacacacacgcccctcAGTCGCACGAGTGGAACACGCATACAGTATTGGGCTGCTGTCACATTGAGATGAATGCTCTATAAATGGACATGGTCCCAGGGGGCTtattatgtgaatgtgtgagcaACCATGgctgtgtagtgtagtgttagCTTCCCAATACTCCATAGGCAGTGATACATGGTATTATAGCGACACCCTAACCCACTCTCTGTAGTGGCACTGTTACTGGCTGGGTTTAAACAGAGCTGCGCATGGTCTGTGAAATGGACATCATGCCCCGCATGTAGTGATATTAATCTCGCCATTAATCGATTGTGTCGTAACCAAAGATCAATAGGGTGTTACTGAAGAATGACAGTGACCCACTTACtcaaaagatttaaaatttgaaacaaagGCCCAGGTTCCATCCAGGAATCCAGTCTTTGGTCGTTTCGTTGAGTCCTGGATTTATTTaggtttttacagttttacagctcTTACACTTTTTATCGTTTATGTAATTCTTGCTAATTTCATGATGATGTGTAAATATCAAGGGAGAAAACATCCAAAATGCTTAAGGTCTTAAATGAAAGCTCTAGAGCAGGTAGAGTAAGAATGGAGCagactttttttaataaatctgtGTGACATCACTATGAGGGTGGAGCCTGAGATTCTTCACCGTCATAGGAGGATGCTGATGGGTTTTCAGTTCTGAATGTTCCAAGGCAGCAGTTATACGTTGCAGGATTTCGACTCTAGCCAGGAGCCTAAACATCTGCTCCAAATAATCATTGCTGAGACTGGTCCAACttatcttctctccctctttcttagAACAGTAGAGGTTTAAAGAAAaatctatatatacatacaatacgGAAAAACCCagtttgtgttattgtgttcGTGTGACTTCCTGATATCAAACACAATTACAATGCTGGTGTTGTGCTGCCCCTAGTGGAATTTTGATGTACTTCTACCCCACAGCAATtttcacatcacagcacaagccattttaaaaaggcaaatgaatATAATGATTGTTGCTAAACTTTACCTTCTGGCAATGGGGTTACCATTGGTAAAGAGAATtaattcaagttttttttttttttttactttgaaattatgttctctgtgtctttctggtGCATTTAAAGAGCTGTATATGCCTGTGTTCAGCACCCTCAGATCCAGAAGAAGTCCCAATATATCAAGTACCTGTGCTGTGATGACGTGAGGACTCTTCACCAATGGGTCAACGGAATCCGCATCGCCAAGGTAACCGCAGCCTGGCCAAcggtaatgtgtgtgtgtcagagggcGAGGAATAAACTGAATATTTGTAAAGTCAGGGATAGTAGATGCAGTAGGTTGGACAGTGTCCAGCGCTTTAGCTGTtaatctctgtgtctctctgcagtatGGGAAACAGCTGTACGTGAACTACCAGGAGGCCATGAAGCGCACAGAGGCAGCCTACGACTggtcctccctctccagctccagcatcAAGTCcggctccagctcctccagcctgcCAGGTgagcaaagcattctgggaaggaTCCAGCCGTGTAGCACACCCATCCAGCGACCTGAGTCCTGAGCCCCAGGCAGGTGAAGGAGAGGCTGAACATGACAGAGAATGaacatgcactctctctctcacttatgtcccttgtgccttttttttgttacagagTCCCAGTCCAACCACTCCACCCAATCGGACAGCGGCGTGTCGGACACCACCTCCTCGAGCCACGCCCGCTCTCAGAGTGTGGTCAGCTCCATCTTCTCTGAGGCCTGGAAGAGGGGCACACAGATGGAGGAGAACACCAGGGTGAGCCCCACCCCATTGGTTGGTTGCTTTGTGCTCTTGGTTTAATGAACCCCTTACATGAGAGTTAGCTGTCTGGTTTCCCCCTTTTCATTCCACCAGCACCTGTGTTGTATGTTGGGAGgtgaggtatgtgtgtgcgtgtgcgtgtgtgcgtgcatgtatgcacaAGTGTATActtgcatgagtgtgtgtgtgtgccattctCTGTACTGGTGTTTCAACTGCCTGTTTTTGCCTAAGTGGGGACAGCTTCATGGTGCAAATCAGAACCAGCCTCGATATGGTCTGAAGTACAGGGGTTCTGGTTATGACTTGGTTCTCATTCAATGGAAGTGACTGTGGAAAAGCGCCCTGAACCAGAATCTCAGGAGCTATTGTGAACTTTCAGTTATAAAAAGTGACAATTATGCAGCTATTCTGTGTGCTCGCCTATATGTATAGGTATATGTTTATTCTATAAAAGTTATGTTTCCCTGCTCCATAAAATATCCCCTAATTTTGAATTGTGAAttgactttttgtttttttgtttttttttttgcctgtaatTTTCTGTGTTGGAAATGATAATGTTCTGAAATCCATACAAAAGGTGCATAACCGCTGTCATGTGTCCTGTGTAGATTCTGCCAGGACCAGTTGTTGTCAGATCACTGCCGGACAGTGACATCTCatcaggccttttttttttcctccactttaTTTCCCTGCACAGATGAGGGCAGAGCCTGTCAGAGGACCGTACCCCCCTCAACTACCGCAGCTACCCCAAATGCACCAAATGCATCAAATGCACCAAATGCACCAAATGCACCAAATGCACCAAATGCCCCAGATGCCTCAAATGCCCCAGATGCCCCAGATGCCCCAAATGCCCCAGATGCCACCAATGCCCCAGATGCCACAAATGCCCCAGATGCCACAAATGCCCCAAATGCCCCAGATGCCCCCAATACCCCCCATGCCCCAGCTGCCCCCTCAACCCCACAGTAGTTACCCCCATATTTCCCCACAGGCCACCCAaccccctccaccacctccacccccgcctccccctcctgctccccccGCCCCAGCCCACCACGCCACCCCCATCATGTTCACCAAGTACAGCACCATCACCCGCCTTCAGAACGCCTCCCATTCGGCCAATCATTTCAAGCCCCCCTCGCTGGTCCAGCAGCAGGTgcctccagctccgcctcctcagTCCGTCAAACCCCAGATCAACGTGCCAACAGGGCCCAACGTCCCACCtcccccgccgcccccgccccctccccccatgccGGCCCCTGGCTCCGCCATGGCTGTTCTGAAGCTGGGACCAGCCAGCCCCGGCTTACCTCAGTTcacccccccgccgcccccccagGCATCGCACCCCAAGTCACCCACCCACCTGCAAAACAACGAcatgccccctcccccgcccccggTTCAGGCCAAGTACCAGGCCATCAGCAACAACAGCCTCCAGCAGGTCCTGGCACAGAAGTTTCCCAATCTGCCACAGGATGTTACACCTCCCATCTGTCAAACGgagtcccccccaccccctcctccaccgccacccccgcctccacccccaccgccagccccagctcctcctccaccgCCACCCCAGCTAGCGACATCCCCGCCCCTTccaacccctccacccccagccccacctAAAATGTTCTCTGGGGGCTTCCCCCCACAAACCGCCCGCAAGCCCTCTGGTCCTGGTCTCCCTACATCCCCagtctctcccctcccacctcccgCAACCTCACCCAGTGGCCCTCCTGCTCCgatgaaaaaacagcagagtTTAACCACGGGCCACACCCACAGTCAGCCCCCTCCGACCTTGCCCAAACAGCACAGCCTCACCTCAAAGGCCCCGCCCATGTCTGCCCCGATTTCGCCCACCCCGTCCCTGGTGAAACAGATAGTCAACCAGTTTCCGGGGGCCAGTCCCCCTGCAGCTGGTGCCTCAGAGAGCCCAAAGACGCCAGGCCCCCAGTCCCCTCCCGTGGTCAAAGCCAAACCCAAGTGGCAGCCAGGGGGACAAACTCAGCAGCAGTTGCCTGAgttcccccctcctccacccgAGAGCAGCCTcgccttccctccccctccaccacccccaccactgcCCCCAGCTCCgactcccccaccaccccctcttcctcccaccTCCGTCAAAATGGGTTCACCGGTGAAGAAGTCCTCCTCGTCCTCATCTTCATCCAGCTCTGGCGGGAAGAAGCCCCCGCCAACCCCCCAGAGGAACTCCAGCATCAAGTCCGGCTCCTCGGCGGAGTACCAGGAGGCCAAGAAGGTGGAGAGCCTGGTGAGCAAGTTTGCCCAGCCGCCCGTCTCCGCCGGAAGCTCGCCCGCCTCATCCGCTTCCTCCTCCGGGTCGCCCTCCAAGGACCCCTCCATGGGGCCCCCGGCGCCGCCCAAACCAGGCAAGCTGAACCTCTCCAACCTGCCCCTCGCCCTGCAGGGCAAGGCAGGTCAGCACAGGCAGTCCAGCACCGACTTTCCCTCCCCTCCGCCCGAGTGCGACtacttcccccctcccccgcccgaTTCGGAGCtgctgcccccgcccccgctcCCCGGCGACCCCCACAGCGGGGCGCCCAAAGTGGCCGTGGTCAACCCCCAGCCCCAGGCCTCCACCACAGCCTCGTCCTGGAGCAAGAGCTCCCTGAAGAAGACCCCGCCCCCAACGCTGCTCCGCCGCAGCACCACCACCCCGGAGCCCCCGCCCCTCTCGCCCCCGCCCCAACAAGTGGCCCCgccctccttcagctcctcccccctcccgccgACCTCCCCCAAGGGGAACCTGTCGGTGCAGCCCAACTTCCTGGAGGACCTGAACAGGACTCTGAAGAGGAAGTCCGTCTCCAGGCACGGCTCCCTCACCTCGTCCCGGATCTCCGCCAAGCTGGAGCCCGTGGCCACCATGGACGACATGGcgctgccgccgccgcccccGGAGCTGCTGCGTGACCCGCAGAAGCAGGGCGGGTATGCGTCCGGGAACATCTCAGGCTATGCAACATTACGCCGGGGGCCTCCCCCGGCGCCCCCGAAACGGGACCAAAGCACCAAACTGACCAGGGAGTGGTAGTGAGGGGCACCGCGGACCCCCCGCGCTCCGGTACAGAGCCGCAGACTGTGGACGTGTCTGTCTTGTTCTAGAACGTTATGTCTCTCGTTACGACCCATGCAGGAACGCACATGGACACTACTCCTCCTACGTCGAGATAGCTACCGCTCTGCTCTATAGAAAGCAAAACCAAACCACCTATcagcttttctgtgtgtttgtgtgcaatgTATTAATTATAGGCAATTATACAAAACATGACAAGAAGAATGACTTTTGCTGCAATGTATTGGTACTGCATGGACTCCTGTATAGACAAAATGTAACATGAGAAGCTATTTGGGGTGTGTAAGGGCTCTGTGAAAAAGAGGATATGTTTGAACTCTGGGGTGtgcgggaggggaggggagataGTTCTAcgtaatttgttttttatatattatatatataaaattatttaatacgTGAAGagattttcttgttttacagTTACGTTTTTTTCAAACCAGGAGAATCAAGGTTAAGCTGGTCATGATCACAAACCTGTATgttgagagacagaggaggtgtGAGCCATGTGTAATTCAGTGATTCGGTGATGACATGCATTGGTTCTAGATGTACAAGTCACCCTTTGTACCGCGCTGTACAGCGAAATTCCTCAAGTCGCCGTGTATTGTACTGACGCGCAAGGACGTTTCCTCTGTTGCAAAGGAGAGACTTTTTGCACACTGCACCCaaaaaaaatggttgaaaaCCTTTGGTGATCAACTGGAAAAGAGGAACAAGGACATGATTCAGATAATTTGttcttttggtttattttattttttttaattaaaaaagtaattgaGAAGGGTTGGCAGTTAATcaaaaattgaaatggaatgaCATGCCGCTGATTGGGTCCGGCCTCAGGAGTCGCTGAGATGCACCGCGTGGGTTTgacctgctctgtctctgcttaCGTTGGTCTCATTGCTCTCTCTGTACATACAAACAACCGGTGCTCCTGTCTTTAATGGCTTCCTTTGGCCCGGGGTGGGAAAACATGAAGGCGGGCGGGTAGGGggcaggtgggagggggggggggctcgggTCACATGTCTGAAATGGCGCCGAGCACGGAGCTCCCGCTCACATCACGTCCTGGCCCATCTCCTAAGCGCCAGGAGCcagagaggatcatgggaaattGTCTCACTTTTATgccttctcttttctttcaagGTGCTATCATTCCCGTCAGGCATAGCAGTGTAAATGCAGAGCTAGGAAAGCGTAGCATTAAGTACATCCCTGGGACTTGGAACGATGCAGTATGCGGTCAGATTACTGCAAGGAACCAGCACTGGAGTTTGACCAAACTGCCTGGATACTGTCTCAGTATTCTTCCCAGCAGTCATGACACACTAATGCTGAGGAATACGCCCACAGGCTATTCACATGCTCACAGTCATCCCTCCCACCTTATTTACTTCCATTGTGAGGACAGTCTTTATGTGGATACAATATTGTCCTTTTGAAGATCTATTATGTGTCAGTAAACTTATGTAAACtttaaattattgaaatgtTGTGTGTGATCTAGGAGGCCAAAGAAGCTCTT encodes the following:
- the LOC118785478 gene encoding ras-associated and pleckstrin homology domains-containing protein 1-like, which translates into the protein MEQLSDEELDHAAEEDSDKEDQDLDKMFGAWLGELDKLTQSLDDGKSEKLQKAPLRQETNLANFSYRFSMYNINEALNQGETVDLDALMADLCSIEQELSSIGKPNSGPSRLGVAGEAKGRQKAAGGRSGRHGGGGGSSGGSASSSARASPSSTVRGGSGHARPLASNFSLDDITAQLEQASLSMDEAARQSLPSSVPASSSSSSSSSYSSSTLRRPSSSSSSSHHRRTGSAGAVSDHEVRSISRSSRSSINSASASSMDSLDIDKVLRVPELDGLTQAPAQQPAPQPSSEHSYLDRETSLILTNIAGKPSHLLTKEEQAAKLKAEKIRVALEKIKEAQVKKLVIRVHMSDESSKTMMVDERQTVRQVLDSLLDKSHCGYSPDWSLVETISELQMERIFEDHENLVENLLNWTRDSQNKLMFIERIEKYALFKNPQNYLLGRKETCEMADRNKEALLEECFCGSSVSVPEMEGVLWLKEDGKKSWKKRYFLLRASGIYFVPKGKAKASRDLACFLQLDHVNVYYGQDYRSKYKAPTDYCLALKHPQIQKKSQYIKYLCCDDVRTLHQWVNGIRIAKYGKQLYVNYQEAMKRTEAAYDWSSLSSSSIKSGSSSSSLPESQSNHSTQSDSGVSDTTSSSHARSQSVVSSIFSEAWKRGTQMEENTRVSPTPLVEPVRGPYPPQLPQLPQMPIPPMPQLPPQPHSSYPHISPQATQPPPPPPPPPPPPAPPAPAHHATPIMFTKYSTITRLQNASHSANHFKPPSLVQQQVPPAPPPQSVKPQINVPTGPNVPPPPPPPPPPPMPAPGSAMAVLKLGPASPGLPQFTPPPPPQASHPKSPTHLQNNDMPPPPPPVQAKYQAISNNSLQQVLAQKFPNLPQDVTPPICQTESPPPPPPPPPPPPPPPPAPAPPPPPPQLATSPPLPTPPPPAPPKMFSGGFPPQTARKPSGPGLPTSPVSPLPPPATSPSGPPAPMKKQQSLTTGHTHSQPPPTLPKQHSLTSKAPPMSAPISPTPSLVKQIVNQFPGASPPAAGASESPKTPGPQSPPVVKAKPKWQPGGQTQQQLPEFPPPPPESSLAFPPPPPPPPLPPAPTPPPPPLPPTSVKMGSPVKKSSSSSSSSSSGGKKPPPTPQRNSSIKSGSSAEYQEAKKVESLVSKFAQPPVSAGSSPASSASSSGSPSKDPSMGPPAPPKPGKLNLSNLPLALQGKAGQHRQSSTDFPSPPPECDYFPPPPPDSELLPPPPLPGDPHSGAPKVAVVNPQPQASTTASSWSKSSLKKTPPPTLLRRSTTTPEPPPLSPPPQQVAPPSFSSSPLPPTSPKGNLSVQPNFLEDLNRTLKRKSVSRHGSLTSSRISAKLEPVATMDDMALPPPPPELLRDPQKQGGYASGNISGYATLRRGPPPAPPKRDQSTKLTREW